The Numenius arquata chromosome 11, bNumArq3.hap1.1, whole genome shotgun sequence genomic interval GTCCCATGATTGACCCGGAGGATCTGTttctcataaataaaaataactagaaaattccgtattttttaatttaacccCTACGGGAATGGTGTGACATTGATAACTACAAAACAGCGAGGAAGGCATAATTCCAAGAGTTGTGAGTCCATCCTTCTTCAAGTGGATGTGCGTCAGCAGAGCCAGAGATCCAGGCTGCTCCTCCTGTTCACCCTCCGGAACTCTGTTAAGAAAACACAGTTTGCGGGCAAGAACCAAACCAAGCAGCAATTCAACTTGTAGCACTTCGGAATACCTTGAGAACCCTTCTAGAAATacagaactgcagaaaaataGAGGTGGAAGGGAGATCACCTGGTCTATGAAAACCATTTTGTGAGACCTGGTTTTGGAGCCGAAATGCACATTGAGGACAATTTGGCTTCTTTCAGGTGTGCGTAACTCTgtcattatatattttttaagaaaagtataAATTGCCAAACTTATCTATTGATTTATTATAAAGTTCAATAGTTCATTAGCAGTAGTGAGACCACTAGCTTTCTTGGCAGTGGTTATAATCTTGttattctctttccttctgtgccCGACTGTGTTCCCTGTCATCACCCTCCTTACACCTGGGCTGAAAACCCTTCGGAATAAAGACAACGCGATGGTTTTGTTTGTGTCCGGCCCGTAGCAGGTAGGATCCCGGCCACAATCCAGGAGTCTGAGACACTAAAATAACTCAAATACTAATATACCAACAGAATGCAATGTCATACATTGAGAACTTATTGCCACGCTGCTTTAAGACACCaataaataagaattttactTGTACCGTTGCTTAttttgttatgtatttttatCAAGGGAGCCAGTTGCAACAAGTAGAAGCCTGAGCTGGTTAAAGCTTATTtcaagttaatttaaaataatgcacTGTCTCTCTAGACTCATACATCTTTACCAAGAAAATGGCAAGCAATCCAGGACATTCAAAGCGTAACGACATTCAGATGTGACTAGACATAAATAGCAACTTCTAAACCAAGAATTTGCCTCTGGAGTCTTTTCAGTAGGCCctcaaatagaaaatatttaaagggagACCATGATAGTATAATTTCTCTTTGTTTGAGGCAGGGATGGAGTGAATGTGTCATAAGGCACTAAGAGAGAACAAGAGAAATCTCAGTGAGCCAAAATGAAAGGACTTCATTATAGACAAAATCCTCACTCCATTTAAATCACTCATAAATCTGTTGACTTCAGTAGCCAAGGATTTCCTGATACAGCTTCAACCAAAAACAAATTTCAGCACCACGTCGTACAATCGGAGGCCTcgattttctctttttctgtaaatTGCTGAGGATCTTCATACACAGGAGCTGCAGGATCCGGCCACAGGCCTATGGCAGAGCCCCCACTCAGAGCCACAGGGCTCACCGGGGGCTTCCAACAGCCCCTTGAGCAATATCCCCAACTTCCAGAATGGAAAAACTCTAAGTGTGAGTATACTCGGGATTTCTTTGCGTATTAGTAAATCATGGGAATTTCACTGCTAACCCACGATAGGGAAGCACTAACAGTCCCCGCTGCCCGTCCCCAGCTGAGCCACCGGTgacctctctggagcaggggaggtgggggactGAAACACCCTCCTCACATCCCAGTTTCCCAGGAAAAGACACCAGCAAGGAGTGAAAGAAGGAGAGCTCTGCCTTTGCCTCGTGGGTTATCGCACcgtaaccacacacacacccttatCTACAAACGCAGCAAGCTTGAGGCAGAGGCATCACAATGCAAATACCTATAATTTctccttctgtatttctttagAGAGAAGAGCAAGAGCGCAAACAAAACCGGGAACAACAAATTGAGTTATCCAGTCTACTCCTTTCCCCACTTAATAAAGGGTACTCTTTGCTACCACTTAATTCAACGGAAAAATTCCTGTAGGTCTCCATGGGAACAGCATTGGGTCTATAACACTTAACCATAAGTACCAAATTCTATAAGCTTTGGCTGAAACTTTTTAGTGTCCTTTTAAAGATCTCTGCGGATAAAGAACTTCAGGCTCTGGAGTCAATAAAGTCAATGGAGCAGCTTTCACAGGCATCAAAAGTTCACTTTGAAACTTTTCTACAAAATAGTTACTGGAATTTGGGGGAAAGCGAGCACAAAGAAAACACTGTAATAACTAACACAATGACCCTTTCAACAAGGAAAGCGAGCAGCCTTTTTAATGAAATTGGACTTAACGTACGTTTGGACCAGACAGTGAAAGGAAATCTCTCACCAGCACATCACAAGGCCAATAATGTGTAAACAGATAATAGCGAGAGCTGCGTGGTTCATAATTAATTCAAAAGAGATGGCATTTCTGCCTTCTTCCCAGTCTTGGTCAGTCGCTGAAGAACAATTTGCCTCTCAGTCTGTGTGAAGTAAGGTATTTCAGAGCTAAATCCTTCTATTCCCGTCACGACAGCAATAACatgaagtaataaaaataacaatatttgcaTTTACTGGACATTGTACTCGTGTGGCGGAATTCTAGACAAAACCCTGGATTCATAATCTTCTCTTCACACCCAAACAAACTTCAAATtgaacagaaatataaataataaaccaTTAGTGATGATAATGAACTGTGTTATTGATAATCTGATGCTGAGACCGGGCAGTTCAACTCAGAGCTTTGAGAAGAATGAGGATGTATTCGCTGGTTTGCAAGCAAAGGTTTATCCAGGATAAAAATGAACACGGGTCGCTTGGGATGACCTCACTTTGACCAACTGGTTCCCCAGGGAATGTGTGTCTGGGCTCCCCGTTGTCCCCAAGCTTCTTCACCTCCCCGGGTGCCAGGTAGAGCCCGCGCTGGGGCCGCAGGAGCCTCGCCAGCTCTGCGGCTGCCGGCTCAGCCTCTGGTATGTGTACCGAATTGGCAGCTGCCAGGATCCCTCCGCTTCGAAATGAATCAGACACGGCCGTTAAGGACCCAAattgaaaaacaaggaaagaaagaaaacacaagatcTTTTCAGCGAGGAGGGGCGAGGACTCATTACCCCCGTGCTACAGGTGGAGGCTCGGACAGGCGGAGTCTACCCACCTCCGATGCTAACGGCCTCTACGGCGAGGCCACTAATAAATCAGTCAGCACCACCATACCATAATACCGCCTTTATACTGTAGTTTGACCCAGCCCTGGCACACGTTTTAAgggcaaaaataatttattttatgacaTCACTGAATTCCTGATTAAAGCATTCACATGCTGGGATTTTAAAACGCACTTTCTCTTACCAACATTTTCACTAGCTCCGAAAATCCCACGCTACGTGCTGTGACCacatcataaagaaaaaaaggcttcgTTTTGGATGCTGAACAACATAGGCTGTTTCAGAGAAGCGTGTTTACTTTCTGGCAGGAAACAGCTTTCACACAGACTGGCTCAGAAACGCGACTCTGACACCAGCATTAAGAATGGATTCCCGCAGCCATGGTGGCTGGAACATTACCATTAGCGGGACAGTACCAGACACAGAAGATACCTTGTCTTAAAAATGGTTATTTTCTGTGGAGAAACATGGGAGAATGACAAGAAACCTTTAGGGAATATTGCAATTTCCATAGCTTGTGATGCTAATTACAGTCATTATCAGAGAGTCTGAAAagttctgtgtattttttgtGCTCTGCTGACGGGAGCTGCGGTACAAGACAAACTCAAGGTGCAATAACAatgctaagcaaaaaaaaaacccccaccaaaccctaAACCCTGTTTATTTTCAATTCTATTACCTAATTATTTACAGTTTCTATAATCGTCAACTCAAAAAGCCCTCTCCTCTGCTTTGTACATACAGACACATAATCCAAGGTGTATCCTTTTCCAAAATGACTTCTCTCCTTTGAGTGcacagggaaagcagagcagcaaagggtttttaatgggttttaatgtgcttttatttttaataattgggttttaattttaatttaattttttaataattgggttttaatgtacttttatttttttttagatttatctcttttttcctttgcctcttaCACCATCACTCTTTCAATACGGAGAGATTTCTAGAGATTAGCTGTGAAGAAGACTCACCTTCAACAAACCTGTCCAATAACACACAATTCTTTTTTGGTTCTCCTAGTTTGGGACTGTTTTTATCCTAAAAGCTTGTATGAAATAGAAAGAATGCCTCCTAATTTGCCACTGGTGACATGGTGTTCATTCAGCCCAAGGGCTGGATCCAAGGGAGGGTTTATAACAGTGGCTGCTGCAAATAGCTGAGTTTACACCTTCTAAAGATGTCAGGCACTCCGAGAAGGATCCATAAGCCACCGCCGGCACAAGCAGCAGGACATATACCCTATAGGAGAGTACCTTAAACCCTGCACCCCTCTGGTCTACGTGGACCAAAGCCAGTGTGTTCAAAacacaggaggaagaggctccaTCCTATTTTTGTGCACTTCCACAGCAGTCAAAGGCCTGAGTTTATTCCTTGCCTGAGGAATTTTGAACCCACAGCTCTTCCTTTCCAGGGGAATACTCCAATGCTACAGGGAGGACACAGGTATTTTGTACTCTGCTGAAGCTCTTCCATTAGAAAGATGAACGAAATCAGAGAGAGAAGGCCAGATAATTGTTTTATCCAGTGATTTAAATAACAAACTAAGCACGGTAGCgaagctggggctgctcacaAACAAGTGTGGGGAGTCTCTGGTCACTCCTTTCCCACCTGCAGTCCAACCAGGCTCTCGCTCTTTCCTGCACTCTGGAGCCCCATCAGAAGGAGAGGTGGAGAAGGCCACCTTGCCAGCTCACACATTACAGTAGGTCGGCTGTCGATGGCATCTTTCCCTTTCCAAAAGCCAACTCTAAACAAATAAGGCATAGGAATTGCCTGGGACAGCTTCCACGAACAGTAAAATGCTCGAATCAAAGCACTAGGTAAGGAAGTCTGGCCAGATGATAAggctcttcctctcctctgccttGTGGTACACATCCATGGCTTTTCTCACGGAATCTTGACATGGTAAACACAAAGTATTTAACTACCTATGTACCCCTgcctattttattttgaataactgAATGCCACTGTAGGGATCAGGgaatcctcttttctttcctgtaaatTTTTTATTAGGGACCACCTAATCTCTAAATATTTAAAGCTTTATTTGTTTGACACATTGAACTAATTGACTATTAATATAAAAACCTCCCACAAAGAAGCTGCAGACACACCACCTCAAGCTGTGATTTCTCCACTTCTCACAGCCTAAGGCCTCAATTCTGCAATTACACACATTTACCCGCACGACGGTGAAGAATCCCAACGGGACCGCTCacactagtgaagttaatcacatTTTGTGAAGATCTGAGTCTCGTCGCTTTGGCTTGGGACCGTATTTGGACGAGCCGCCTTCAGGGACAAAAGATCTGAAAGAAGCAGCACCAGAAGAGCAATGTTTAATGCTCCTTGTGAATAACGTCAGTACGACAAACCTGATGGGGAAGGTGTTCTCGTACTTGGAGCCGAGACTGGGGAATCGCGGTGAACGACTCACCCTGGCAGCCCTGCCACCGCCTTCCTCTTGACCTGCACAAACTGCTGCGGATCGGGATGTCTCCGGCTGCCCAGCTGTAAAATCAGGGGAATGGGGTGTATATAGAGCACAAAAGCACCGGGACGAGTAATTTTAAAACATCTCCAAAGTGATTTTAGATCTCTATATGGAATCCCGCGGAAAAGAAGCGATTACAAACTGCTTAATATCAATGAACCGAAGCCCCAGGAGAAGGTATAAAACTAATATCTGTGCACTCATCAGTACTTCCTTAATTAATCCCACTGCCCTAGCAAGCTTAGCGTATTACACTTCCTaatgaatgaattaaaaaatcaagCATCCCAGTACACTGTTTAAGAAATTAACTGTACCACCAAGTTTATTGTGACCGTACTGTGCTCTTGTGAGTCGCTACACTTgaactttttttgttcttaaatttcaCGGGACTCCTGTGctgtgcagcaggaggaggggaacAGCAGGGTGTGCTTTAACGCCGTCCATCAGCCACGCTCCTCACCCGCTGGTTTTGGCAACTTCTCCGGACGCCCAGTGGCCCCGCGTATGCTGAGGGCAGCTCCTCTCTCCTGAGGGAGGGGTGGGTTACCCCCAACCGCCAGCACCCGAGTGACAAACCGACACACCAGGGCCGGTGAcaccgcgccgccgcccccggcccgcttCTAAGCGAAGCCTCCACGGGCGGTTCCTCCAGGACGGCCCCGGTTACCGCAGCCGGGCTGAGCCCACCACCTCGCCGGGCCGCGGCTGACAGGCTCCGGGCGGGTTAGGGCCCCGACCCGGAGCCCCGCGGCCTCCCCGGCGCCCCGGCCGCTGGCCCTGAGGTGAGCGGGGAGGCCCCGGCGCGGCCGCCCCCCTCGGCCCCCAGTGCGCCTGCGCGGGCCCGCCCCGCTCCTCCAGAGCAGACGAGGCGCGGTGCAGAGCGGCCCGGCGGGCGCAGGCCTTCCGGTCCGGGCGCAGGCCTTCCGGTCCGCGCCCAGCCCTCGTGggagttgataaaaaaaaaaaatatatatatctatagtgTGATTGTTTATATGTGCTGTATGTAGACGGCGGTGCCTGCCCCGGCGCGCTGAGCGCTAACGAGACCTCCTCAGCCCCCATGACAGTCCCGACACGGAGACACaaaccttccccagccccatccatCTATGACCAGGCCTAACTGGGAATCGCCAAATTAACCCGGGCGCTAACGACCGGCAAATCTCAAGAATCATCAACAGAAATAGATACTGAAACAGgaggcaaaattaaaaaatgacCTTCAACGTTCAGACTAATTCTTAGAAAGCTTTCCCATAATGGGAAAGGCCAAATTCTTTAGCGTAGTCACCCAGCCCGGCTTACAGAACGCCCTAAGGAATTACCACATCCACAtctaaaacaaccccaaaacttctttaaaattagCAATTTAAGAATACGTGGAACCCCCGCGATACAGAGAGGAGGCCTGACCACATGGTGCACAGCCAAGTTCTAAAGAGTAACGCCATGAAACCCGCAGGCATGGTTTCTCCTGCTGgggattaattttttccccctctacccCCAGGGGAAACTAATGGGACAGCTTGTTAATTATTAGAAGAGGTTCCAAACTCTATCACAGTGTCAGTACGTGAATAGAGGAGAgactgggcccctcaccacacaaaaaagaaaaaaaaagacattgaggtgctggagcgggtctaGAGAAggacaatggagctggtgaggggtctggagaacaagtcttgtgaggagcggctgagggagctgggggtgttcagcctggagaaaaggaggctgaggggagaccttctcgctctctacaactccctgaaaagagggagtagccggggggggggtcggtctcttctcccaaggaacaggcaatgggacaagaggaaacggcctcaagttgcacaaggggaggttcagattggagattaggaacaattttgacacggaaagggttattaagccttggaatgggctgcccagggaaggggttgaggcaccatccctggaggcatttaaaagacaggctgacatagtgcttagagacatgggttagtgatgggttttatcagagttaggttgatggttggactagatgaacctaaaggtcccttccaacccagacaattctacgattctatgacaaCATTTTATAACCCGATAAAATACAACCTCCCTGAAACACACAAGTTATTAGAACGCATTCTCATCCAGGTCCTGTTTTGCTGGTTTAAAGCGGGATTGTTAGCAAAACAGCTAAATCTGTTTCCCTGTTGCTAAGTTGGCAGCTACCAGtaacttctcttccttctcttctctccctgcccagggaggtcgtggagtcccattctctggagattttccagacacAACTGGATGcggtcctgagtgatgtgctctgggaaatcccgctttagcaggggagttggactagatggtctctagaggtcccttccaactctgacaattccatgattccgtgattcctcGTACAACTGAGGAGGCACAGGATCACGCTAAGCTCTGGGGCGGAGGCAGAGACGTCCAGTGAAGACACTTACATCACGGCTCAACTTTTCAGTTTGTAAAGCCCACGGTATAACCAGCACGTAccgaaaggagaaaaaaaaaaaatagactaaaaATGAGCCCTTTGAAAGAGATAGAGAGTGAGAGCAGAACGTCTTGCACTAAGGTTATGTATTTAACAGTTTTacatgaaatatttatatataaaaactttGTTAAGTGCTTTTCTCCaatttaaaaatctaaagaaTTCAAAAATAAGGCATTCGATATTTGAAAAAGTACAGATTTACAAAATGTGTATATTCTGTCATGAAAACTCCACACCAACATTatacacttggaaaaaaaaaaaatacaaacaggaTATATTACAAATTTATGTAGCAATAACTTAGTTCATACCATGCAATAAAAAGTACGTTAATCAAGATACACAAGCTTTTAGGTTTCCTAAACTGGAGGGCTTAATTTTGGTTGCAAATgagttttttaaatgcaaattcttAGAACTGTGGCACTTGAAATTTCTGGTAGCCTTTCTATTGAGAGTTAAATTGTACATAATGCTTATGAGGATGGAGAGGAACAAAGCAGCTGTTAGGAATCGTTCCAACTTTGTTCCACGATAGCTGAAACTCTTTTCTCATATTCGCGTTTGTTCTCCTGGTAGAGTTGTGCCGCCTGACTGTTCGCCGGGCTGTTGGGGTTCGGTTCATCCAGCAGAGACTGtcgaaaggggaaaaagaaagcgtGAGACAAACTGACACGTgtgaaatcagggaaaaaaaaaaaaaaaaaaatcaacttccaGCTTTCGAGTCACTGGTGTTTCAGGAGGCAGACATGACTCAGAAGAgcccaattgaaaaaaaaaaaccaaaaacagttAAACTCATGGTTCCGCACCCATAATTATATAACCTCAAATACCACACTGCGTAAGCATCAGCGCTGCGTACACTTCACAAACCCAACAGACACATGGTCATTTGTGCCAGTTACCAGTAGGATGCTAATTGATTATTTCGTAATTATGCTACTACTGTGATTCCGGACAAAAGAGGGGCTTAAGATGCCTCCAACAAAACTTCACTgtagaaaagtaaaaacaatcacacagaagaaaagaaaatgcaaatttttgtCATGCCAGGCCATTTTAACATATCCCAAGTAAAGCAGGTTTCAGCAGTATTGTCTCCTTGGGGACTTCATAGGGCGAGGTGTCACCATAAAGGTTACAGTGTTTCAAACACTACTCAAATTATTACATCTGATGTCCTATCTTGactaaaaacagttaaaaaagaatccaaatcAGCAACTGTTTCCctgtaaaaaataattaatggcaGTTTTGTAGCTTAAAATCAGTATTACACAGGTCAGCACCTCAGCCGTTATTTGATCTAAAATGCTACCCCTCAGCTCACAAGTATTTGAAGTCCTCCTTGAAACAGATACTCGATAACTCCACCACTGAGCTGTGGATTCTGGAATGGAGATTAACAGCAACAATAATTATTTGCTAAAATAGATGCAAAGTTACCTGAATTGAAGTTAAAATAGATGAAACGTCGTATGTTGGACTCCAGCGATTCTGAAGAATATCTAAACATATGCTACCATCCGCGTAAACTGTAAATACAACACAGATACCATTTAGAAATGATCAGATTTATTATATAGTTTGTTCATTACTGACTGCTCAAGGCAGAGTTACTGTTCCAGCTCAGTCTGTGCTTAAATTAATGCTTTAGGAAAGAGGACAGCAGTTGTTTCACAATCCTCTGCAGTCTGACATTTTGTATTTTGAAGGAGATACATTGCTGGAAGTAACAGAACaattaagaggaaaagaaggaaggtcTGAAGACTATGGCATTAGCACAGGAACTGGTAGACTTGGTTTCCTGCTCCTCTGGTGTGACCGGCCCATATTCACACAGAGGTGAGGCCTCCCAGAGGCAAGACATTTACTGCAGGAGTGGAACCAGCCGAGGATCTCAGAGCCTGAATGGACTCACACACTGAACTGAGGGAGTTCTTGCCCCGTTTTCACATACTCTGCACTCCCTATGAGACACACCAAGGCAGACAGTAGAAAATACTGGAAAGTGTGCCTGAAATCCTACTTCTGTGTGGATACCCGTCAGTGGTCTTAATAGAAGAGTCTGCATGAAACTGAGACTGGCCAAACTCCTACACCCTAGTGTTCATGCCAACGAAAAGCAACGAATTCCAAAACCCCTGTCagaggcatcctggcctgtgtatTACATGACAGATGAATGGTTACCCAGCACTGTCTAAAAACTCACAGAACTGAAGCCAAGGTCAGCCTCTCTTCAAGGAGGGCTCAAGCTACAAGAAATGCTGTAACGGGCTTATGCTTCAAGCCTCAAATGAGATCTATATCCTCCTTTGCTATAGAAGGGCTTGGAAAAGCAAAAGGCACagtttgtgttttctgtgtgtaAGAATATCTGGATAAAACCTATCAAATGCCAGAGCAGGAACCGTGGCACTCTCTCATGGTGTTGTCCTCATCACTGAGTTCAGGTTGGCTTCCTCGTCTGCAACTCCCCTGTGACTGCGCGTCCTCACCCTCTTCCTTGGGCTCGCACTGGCAGGTACAGTGAGCCAAAGGAAGGCACGGGCTTGGCTGAGCTCTCACCTGACAGAAATAACTAACATTTGGCTGGAGCAGCTCCCTACCCCGACTCACAATGTGGCTGCACGTACAGGATTGCTGTTAAATGGAAGGGGGCAGGAATCTGACACCACAATTGCCTCTTTAAGCCAACCTAAGTGCAGCTGCTGCTAAAAACACTCACACACTTTGCTATGGAGACTATATATTGATTAGAAAGAGGCAGATAGCTGCTTCTTAATAGCATCataattcttcatttttcatCAAGCAGTTGCTGTCCCAGACATCTACTTAGGAGGTGGGaatgaagagagaaggagagctgCTACGCATTCTGGAGCTTTGCAGAATGAATGACCACACCATAACATTTAATGGGTATTATGgctaaataaaaatgatttacTCACCATTTGGATGGAACATTTTTGATAAAAACCTAACAGTTGGAGGTTTATTTGGATATTCTTCTGAAAATTCTATTACTAGTTTAAAAGTACCTGTCCAAACAAACATAAATACAATCAGATAacgaaaaacaaaaaaaaagcctccaagaATATATACAACATAAGTTTATGTGTTCAATGAT includes:
- the UBE2B gene encoding ubiquitin-conjugating enzyme E2 B isoform X1; translated protein: MSTPARRRLMRDFKRLQEDPPVGVSGAPSENNIMQWNAVIFGPEGTPFEDGTFKLVIEFSEEYPNKPPTVRFLSKMFHPNVYADGSICLDILQNRWSPTYDVSSILTSIQSLLDEPNPNSPANSQAAQLYQENKREYEKRVSAIVEQSWNDS
- the UBE2B gene encoding ubiquitin-conjugating enzyme E2 B isoform X2, encoding MSTPARRRLMRDFKRLQEDPPVGVSGAPSENNIMQWNAVIFGPEGTPFEDVYADGSICLDILQNRWSPTYDVSSILTSIQSLLDEPNPNSPANSQAAQLYQENKREYEKRVSAIVEQSWNDS